A section of the Neorhizobium galegae bv. orientalis str. HAMBI 540 genome encodes:
- the flhB gene encoding flagellar biosynthesis protein FlhB, with product MSDDDKDSKTENPTAKRMSEAADKGNVPVSREVPLFASILAFYVYLVFFLPSGIAKMAETLKDLFEQPDQWRLENSTDVVSLSVHLGWAIAAFLIPVMLLFIIFGLGSSFAQNMPSLVLERVRPQIARVSPTKGFGRIYSVPGFVEFAKSIFKILIVAVIMYFALRSEYFASLDAMFSDPQIILVKLDAIIRRMVIVVVMSAGILAVVDVLWTRYHWYNELKMTKQEVKDEYKQAQGDPIVKQRQKSVARDRARRRMINNVPRATLVIANPTHFAVALRYVREENDAPVVVAKGQDLIALKIREIAEENGIPVFEDPPMARSMFAQVSVDSVIPPVFYKAVAELVHRVYASRSQKKRTR from the coding sequence GTGTCCGACGACGATAAAGACAGTAAAACAGAAAACCCGACCGCCAAACGAATGTCGGAAGCGGCAGACAAGGGTAACGTCCCGGTCTCCCGCGAAGTACCGCTTTTCGCCTCGATCCTGGCTTTCTATGTGTACCTCGTCTTCTTCCTCCCCTCCGGCATCGCAAAGATGGCCGAGACGCTGAAAGACCTTTTCGAGCAGCCGGATCAGTGGCGGCTCGAAAATTCGACGGATGTCGTCTCGCTGAGCGTCCATCTTGGCTGGGCCATCGCCGCATTCCTGATTCCGGTGATGCTGCTCTTCATCATTTTCGGGCTTGGCTCCTCGTTCGCGCAGAACATGCCGTCGCTGGTCCTTGAGCGCGTGCGGCCGCAGATTGCCCGTGTTTCACCGACCAAGGGCTTCGGACGGATTTACAGCGTCCCCGGCTTCGTCGAATTCGCAAAGTCGATCTTCAAGATCCTGATCGTGGCGGTGATCATGTATTTCGCGCTGCGCAGCGAATATTTCGCCTCACTCGACGCAATGTTCTCGGATCCCCAGATCATTCTCGTCAAACTGGACGCAATTATCCGCCGAATGGTGATCGTTGTCGTCATGTCGGCGGGCATCCTTGCCGTCGTCGACGTGCTCTGGACGCGGTATCACTGGTACAACGAACTGAAGATGACCAAGCAGGAGGTTAAGGACGAATATAAGCAGGCGCAGGGCGACCCGATCGTCAAGCAGCGCCAGAAATCGGTGGCGCGCGACCGTGCCCGCCGGCGCATGATCAACAACGTCCCCCGTGCGACGCTGGTGATCGCCAACCCGACTCACTTTGCGGTGGCGCTGCGATACGTGCGCGAAGAAAACGACGCCCCGGTCGTCGTCGCCAAGGGGCAGGACCTGATTGCGCTCAAGATCCGCGAAATTGCAGAGGAAAACGGCATCCCCGTTTTTGAAGATCCGCCCATGGCACGCTCCATGTTTGCGCAAGTCTCGGTGGATAGTGTCATTCCGCCAGTCTTTTATAAGGCTGTGGCAGAACTCGTGCACCGGGTCTACGCCTCTCGGTCGCAAAAAAAACGGACACGCTGA
- a CDS encoding FliM/FliN family flagellar motor switch protein, with protein MTSNQANQSPASGMDLALLAKLTGGLGDKKTVEKISSEFAQLYAEFLPDVFHSETGIRIGVSYVSCTSGLMTDLITDLGDGFALSDGSLRNWSPNFVLGCGNSFVIALMELMLGSAADTIMQPIERPLSDIELDLAAMVFERIANVLRSGVNSQGGFEANLERPHNAEDRPKSDDLARPEFGVSIRMAFELGSVMSEFALVIPQRAFLKTKVTAPRAKAQVKAKQEWTDRMNDQVRRSHVTLEARIRLQKLTLGTISRLAAGDVIAFQDKRDVQVQVSANGRDMYSCEFGRSGERYTVRVKDNISTDDEILQHLIG; from the coding sequence ATGACGTCGAACCAAGCAAACCAATCACCGGCGTCGGGCATGGACCTGGCGCTCCTCGCAAAACTGACCGGGGGTCTCGGCGACAAGAAAACCGTCGAGAAGATCAGCAGCGAATTCGCGCAACTCTACGCGGAATTCCTGCCAGACGTCTTCCACAGCGAAACGGGCATCCGGATCGGCGTCTCTTATGTGAGCTGCACGTCCGGCCTGATGACCGACCTCATCACCGATCTGGGCGATGGGTTTGCGCTTTCCGACGGATCCTTGCGCAACTGGTCCCCGAATTTCGTGCTCGGTTGCGGCAACAGCTTCGTGATTGCACTCATGGAATTGATGCTGGGCTCGGCAGCCGACACGATCATGCAGCCGATCGAACGTCCGCTCTCGGATATCGAGCTCGACCTCGCGGCGATGGTTTTCGAGCGGATCGCCAACGTGCTGCGCTCCGGCGTCAATTCGCAGGGAGGGTTCGAAGCAAACCTTGAACGACCCCATAACGCCGAGGACAGGCCGAAATCGGATGATCTGGCACGCCCGGAATTCGGGGTCTCCATCCGTATGGCATTCGAGCTCGGCTCGGTCATGTCCGAATTTGCCCTGGTCATCCCTCAACGTGCCTTCCTGAAGACCAAAGTCACCGCTCCGCGGGCGAAGGCTCAAGTCAAGGCCAAGCAAGAATGGACGGACCGCATGAATGACCAAGTCCGCCGTTCGCATGTGACCCTCGAGGCCCGTATCCGGTTGCAGAAGCTGACGCTCGGGACGATCTCGCGGCTCGCCGCCGGCGACGTGATCGCTTTCCAGGACAAGCGCGATGTCCAGGTTCAGGTCAGTGCCAACGGCCGGGATATGTACTCTTGCGAATTCGGGCGGTCCGGCGAGCGGTATACAGTCCGCGTAAAGGATAACATCAGCACGGACGACGAGATCCTCCAGCACCTGATAGGCTAG
- a CDS encoding DUF1217 domain-containing protein, with protein sequence MITTYTSYAMISRDMSKSLERVAEKPEVARETEYYLSKIGSIKNIDDFMADTRLYNYALKAHGLEDMGYAKALIRKVLTEGTDNKADFANQLSDSRYAQLVESLNFAAFGTTATSFDKAQKGVVDKFQRQTLEEDAGADNMGVRLALYFERTAPTIKSGMEVLADDALSEVMRTALGMPDEMIGADLDRQAKYIEDMVKIEDFQDPTKVNKFLERFTAMWEISNPTDTYDPLAVFNSPASSGISTDLLISINNLKLGGK encoded by the coding sequence GTGATCACGACCTACACCAGCTACGCAATGATCAGTCGCGACATGTCGAAGTCGCTGGAGCGTGTCGCCGAAAAGCCGGAAGTTGCGCGCGAGACCGAATATTATCTCTCCAAGATCGGCAGTATCAAAAACATCGACGACTTCATGGCCGATACGCGTCTCTATAATTACGCGCTGAAGGCACACGGTCTCGAGGATATGGGCTACGCGAAGGCATTGATCCGCAAGGTCCTGACGGAAGGCACCGACAACAAGGCCGATTTCGCCAACCAGCTGTCCGACAGCCGTTATGCGCAACTGGTCGAATCCCTGAACTTCGCAGCTTTCGGTACGACCGCCACGTCGTTCGACAAGGCCCAGAAAGGCGTCGTCGACAAGTTCCAGCGCCAGACGCTGGAAGAGGATGCCGGTGCCGACAATATGGGCGTTCGGCTGGCTCTCTACTTTGAGCGCACTGCGCCGACGATCAAGTCCGGCATGGAAGTCCTGGCCGACGACGCGCTTTCGGAAGTCATGCGCACCGCGCTTGGCATGCCGGATGAGATGATCGGCGCCGACCTCGACCGTCAGGCCAAGTACATCGAAGACATGGTCAAGATCGAGGATTTCCAGGATCCGACCAAGGTCAACAAGTTCCTCGAGCGGTTCACGGCCATGTGGGAGATCAGCAATCCCACCGACACTTATGACCCGCTCGCCGTCTTCAATTCCCCCGCGTCGAGCGGGATTTCAACAGATCTTCTGATCTCGATCAACAATCTGAAACTCGGAGGCAAATGA
- the fliG gene encoding flagellar motor switch protein FliG codes for MMDFEDFGGSALSTKPLSKAEKAAAVLLAMGKGVAGKLLKYFTQSELQNIIACAQTLRAIPPDELLELVNEFEDLFTEGTGLMDNAAAIEGILEAGLTPEEVDGLLGRRTAFDDYQANIWDRLQDADPAFVGKFLSREHPQTVAYILSQMPSIFGAKVLLQLPDSRRADIMNRAVNMKEVSPKAAQIIENRVMELIAAIEAERNSNGSNKVAELMNELDKNQVDTLLSSLETISKESVNKVRPKIFLFEDLMFMPQRSRVMLLNDVAGDILTMALRGATNEIKECVLSAISPRQRRMIESDLAVQNMNLNPREVAIARRAIAQEAIRLANSGQIFLKEEKKDGDKPAEAA; via the coding sequence ATGATGGACTTTGAGGATTTCGGTGGCAGCGCCTTATCTACGAAACCGCTGTCCAAGGCCGAAAAGGCCGCGGCGGTGCTCCTGGCTATGGGCAAGGGCGTCGCTGGCAAGCTTCTCAAGTATTTCACCCAGAGCGAGCTGCAGAATATCATTGCCTGTGCTCAGACGCTGCGCGCGATCCCGCCGGACGAACTCCTCGAACTCGTCAACGAGTTCGAGGACCTGTTCACCGAGGGCACCGGCCTTATGGACAATGCCGCAGCGATCGAGGGCATTCTCGAAGCGGGCCTGACACCGGAAGAAGTCGACGGCCTGCTCGGCCGCCGCACTGCGTTCGACGATTACCAGGCCAATATCTGGGACCGCCTGCAGGATGCCGATCCGGCATTCGTGGGCAAATTCCTGTCGCGTGAACATCCTCAGACCGTCGCCTACATTCTTTCGCAGATGCCGTCGATCTTCGGCGCGAAGGTCCTGCTTCAGCTTCCCGACAGCCGCCGCGCCGATATCATGAACCGCGCCGTCAACATGAAGGAAGTCAGCCCCAAGGCAGCACAGATCATCGAGAACCGGGTGATGGAACTGATCGCGGCAATCGAAGCGGAGCGCAATTCGAACGGCTCGAACAAGGTCGCCGAGCTCATGAACGAGCTCGACAAGAACCAGGTCGATACCCTGCTCAGCTCCCTCGAGACGATCAGCAAGGAGTCCGTCAACAAGGTCCGCCCGAAGATCTTCCTCTTCGAAGACCTCATGTTCATGCCGCAGCGCAGCCGCGTCATGCTGCTCAACGACGTCGCAGGCGACATCCTCACGATGGCGCTGCGCGGTGCGACCAACGAGATCAAGGAATGTGTCCTCTCGGCGATCAGCCCGCGCCAGCGCCGCATGATCGAAAGCGATCTGGCGGTCCAGAACATGAACCTCAATCCGCGCGAAGTGGCGATTGCCCGCCGCGCGATCGCACAGGAAGCGATCCGGCTCGCCAATTCCGGCCAAATCTTCCTCAAGGAAGAAAAGAAGGATGGCGACAAGCCGGCCGAGGCGGCCTGA
- the fliN gene encoding flagellar motor switch protein FliN: MATKKTPLTDDDSLMPLGNDADLDQAIDDLRGVLKTDADGGVPGFDADFGASATSDFSSDAPSFGGGFEAPADTFGGGGSFGGGSAGLGGAKSFGGNDFGSSTSSSAAYQEPGSALNANLDLIMDIPIDVEIVLGTSRMQVSGLMTLEEGATIALDKKIGEPVEIVVNGRRIGKGEITVLENDDTRFGVRLTEVLSTRRT, translated from the coding sequence ATGGCTACGAAGAAGACACCTCTCACCGATGACGATTCACTGATGCCCCTCGGCAATGATGCTGATCTGGATCAGGCTATCGACGATCTGCGCGGCGTCTTGAAGACGGACGCCGACGGCGGCGTGCCTGGCTTCGATGCTGATTTCGGCGCATCCGCAACCAGCGACTTTTCGTCCGATGCCCCATCGTTCGGAGGCGGCTTCGAAGCCCCGGCCGATACGTTCGGCGGCGGAGGAAGCTTCGGCGGCGGTAGCGCTGGCCTTGGCGGTGCAAAAAGCTTCGGCGGCAACGATTTCGGCAGCTCGACATCCAGCAGCGCCGCCTATCAGGAGCCGGGCAGCGCGCTCAATGCCAATCTCGACCTGATCATGGATATCCCGATCGACGTCGAGATCGTGCTCGGAACCAGCCGCATGCAGGTTTCGGGCCTGATGACGCTCGAAGAGGGTGCGACGATCGCGCTCGACAAGAAGATCGGCGAGCCGGTTGAGATCGTGGTCAACGGACGCCGCATCGGCAAAGGTGAGATCACTGTGCTGGAAAATGATGACACGCGCTTCGGTGTGAGACTGACGGAAGTACTGAGCACGAGAAGAACCTGA
- the motA gene encoding flagellar motor stator protein MotA encodes MNIIIGFVITVGCILGGFMAMGGHINVLIQPFELMIIGGAGLGGFIMANPMKVVKDSGKALGEAFKNAVPKERNYLDVLGVLYSLMRDLRTKSRNEIEAHIDNPDESPIFQTAPTVLKNKELTAFICDYVRLIIIGNARSHEIEALMDEEINTMLSDKMKPYHAITAMGDSFPAIGIVAAVLGVIKAMGKINESPEVLGGLIGAALVGTMLGIFLSYSVCNPLTSQIKIVRTKQHRLYIIVKQTLLAYMNGSVPQVALEYGRKTISNKERPSIDSVEQEMMNPGGEKAA; translated from the coding sequence ATGAATATTATTATCGGCTTTGTCATCACCGTTGGCTGTATTCTCGGCGGCTTCATGGCCATGGGTGGCCATATCAACGTTCTCATCCAGCCTTTCGAGCTCATGATCATCGGCGGCGCCGGTCTTGGCGGCTTCATCATGGCCAACCCGATGAAGGTGGTGAAGGATAGCGGCAAGGCGCTTGGAGAAGCCTTCAAGAATGCCGTACCGAAGGAGCGCAACTACCTCGACGTTCTCGGCGTGCTCTATTCACTGATGCGCGACCTCAGAACCAAGTCGCGCAACGAAATCGAAGCCCATATCGACAATCCGGATGAATCGCCGATCTTCCAGACTGCTCCGACGGTCCTGAAGAACAAGGAACTGACCGCCTTCATCTGCGACTACGTGCGCCTCATCATCATCGGCAACGCCCGCTCCCACGAGATCGAGGCGCTGATGGACGAAGAAATCAACACGATGCTCTCCGACAAGATGAAGCCTTATCATGCGATCACCGCGATGGGGGATTCCTTCCCGGCCATCGGTATCGTCGCCGCCGTTCTCGGGGTTATCAAGGCGATGGGCAAGATCAACGAATCGCCGGAAGTTCTCGGCGGTCTCATCGGTGCGGCTCTCGTCGGCACGATGCTCGGTATCTTCCTGTCCTATTCGGTCTGCAACCCGCTGACCTCGCAGATCAAGATCGTCCGCACCAAGCAGCACCGCCTGTACATCATCGTCAAGCAGACCCTGCTTGCCTACATGAACGGCTCCGTGCCGCAGGTTGCGCTCGAATACGGACGTAAGACTATTTCCAACAAAGAACGGCCCTCGATCGACTCGGTCGAGCAGGAAATGATGAATCCTGGTGGAGAAAAGGCGGCATGA